tttataatttataatttataaaaggGAAATGAAAAGGTGATGACACCATTTGACATGGTGAAGTGattaaagattttgaaatacttttttggaaaataaagattttgaaaatttaaaaaaggaaaaacagtGGTTGCCGTCCATTTCATTTCAACAAGGATGGAACTTCAATTCAACCATGATTTTGATTGTGATATTGTAATTTAACAAGAATAAGTCATCATGCATTAACATTTTCAACACATAATATTTGCtcatttttaacaaatttgaattttagaatgaATGTTTTCTCCATGAATTGAAACAACACACAAAACTTCCTTCGCTGCTTCACTCTACAAGTCtatggccccgtttgttgcagtttaattaaagaaattatagtttttaGTTTCTTAGATTATAACttttaaaacttagaataagttgtgaacctgtttgtTACAGCTTCTTAGAAattgtagttaagtagttgtggtgtttgataccataaggtgtaaaataatttatttttgtataattattcataatacccttagtagttatagaatgataatttaaaaattaattagtgtatatgtataagtttcaagtgttataaaaaaattaattaaagtatagaaaaagaggaagatgacgagagagaggaagagatctgaGAATGGAGATGACGATGGAGAAAAAAAACTCATGATTGCATAGACAAAAgggtaattttttgttaaaaataaggacAAATTTGTCATAAAACTGTAATCATTTAAGCAGAAGTTATAAAAATTGGGGTACCCCAATTTTGAAAAAGTCAAATTTTATCCCTTCTAAAAGCTAATAaaagctataagttagaattctataagttaaaacaaatactacatctcaactttttaaaactaaaaactaaaagttacaacttttaagctgcaacaaacatgCCATATATCAAATGAGTGGGTTGTTGGTTGCTTGGCACAATTTTATCCTCGATCATCCAGACTTGTAGCCTACTTTATGTGGTGGCTAAGAGGGTGTGCTGATGTACATATCATCAACACGACGGGTTTTACACTGTACATTTTGAAACCCCAAGTAAGAATAAACAGGAGGAGGAGTTGTCTTGATTCCAGTGAATTGGAATCAGCTCGTTCCAGCGACGGCAGAACACAATCTTCCCCTAACCTGGGCCAAAAATTGAGAACGTTGAAACGGTTGAAACTCAACAGCAAGTCGCGTTGAATGGCCTCGATTTCGTTGATTTGCTTCTCGTTCAGCTTGTCCCCCAAGCACATAAGCACTAGAAGACAGAACATGGCATACTGGAAATGGTCCACCACCTTGACAGTGTCGCCGCAGAAGTCGAGGATGCGATGGATGAGGATGGAGAGCATACACTTCAGGGCGCGGGAGTAGGACTGACGCAAGACGGGTGCAGGATCTTGGAAGTGAGATTGCGACAGAGGAGGCGCCAGGTAGGGTCGTAGGCCTCGGACTTAATGTTGTGCTGGTTACTGGTGATGAGACGGCTGGTGTGAGGGCCTTGGGTCGGTCGGAGAAGATGGAGCCATTCTGGAAGAGGGCGGCATGGGCTGTGGAGTGGGCGCTGATGAAGATGGCTGGACGGGACCCGATACGAAGGGTGACAATAGGGTCGTGCTGGTCACGGAGGCGACGGAGGACGGGCTCAAGCTCCAAGAATGATTTGCGGAGAAGTAGAAAGCTGCCGATGACCGGAACAGAGGGTGGGCCTGGAGAAAGCTTCTTCGTAGAGAAGGAAGAGGATGAGGCTAATAAGGTTAGGTAGAACAAACTAAAACGACTACGTTTtgttaatgtgttaattattaaatatattaatacgcCAGCTCAGCTGCCACATAAGCTTGGTCATATATCTGATTGATTGAGAATAAAATTGGCATCAATGTTACAGTAGAATGATGACTAAATAAATCAGGCtattaacttatttattttaattttcttgtaaaTATCTATAAATGAATGATATATCTATAAATAGTATTTCAATACTTTGAAATTAGTTACAtttatattactattattatatcaatattaatttagtgatattttattttttctacccATTCTTTTTAtcgatttaaattttttaattaaattttatgttcaTTGTGTGGTTAATAGTTTAatagtgatttattttttatccaaaattataaaaaaaaaatggtattaGAGTTGTTGGATAAAACTATCAATTTTtgacaaatctccaccattatcTTCAATGAGATTTGTGTAGATTTAGTTGGTATTTATAAAGAAGATTAATTCTccgtaattttatttttagaaagaattataaataatttcatattttaattttgtgtcaAAGTAtgatttgttataattatgaattaagatttaaatttaactataattgagattttaaatttgactgtaattaagataatttataattaaaaatttatttttttcaagacTCATTAAATTTATATCTTCACtcatttttttaccaaaaatataaatttatttacatccctttttatatacatctataaataaataatagatttataaattagtaactcatattttaaaattattatagatatattattattattattattattattattattattattattattattcataatttttttcaatttgagtttcacattaaattctgcatttgtttgtaaaattagaatttaaactcataatctttactattttcaaactCTTAAAttgaattcataattttaaaagaatttagaCAAAATCAcacacatattttttatatttacttgaTTCATGTATTTGAGAATTTACTGTGTACATATCCTATCATGTCAAACATGTAATGTATAAATTGATCATGTGACATTAACCCTgctaatatttattataaaagcttgcaaaatatattttatcacatgCCAGCAGCTAAcgaatggaaaataaaaatttaaaaaacatgactaaatggttatatatatatatatttatatatgctaCAAATTACAATAGATTTCATCAACTTCTTGATTCAATCAATCTTCAATCTTGTGTCATCCATTGTGTAATAACTGACATGAATTCCCCATTTCTTCAAAGCCGCATTCTTGTTATGTGTCCAAGAAATTTCTATTTCATCGCCTTCTTCCAAGTCCAACTCATCCACatgaaaagaaatataataaaaagtgaaCAGATCTGCCAGCGATGCGTCCCTATAATAGTTGCAACCAATACTATAGTGGCAATCTTTGGTTTTGTTGTGCAATTTGGAATCCAACCAACTCGAATAGTTTTTGTCAAGCATGATCAGGACAACATAAAAAATACAtcgaataaaatatttatttccgaCTCCAAGAGGAGGCACCTTGAAAGCATAATATGAGTTTGTGGTCTCATGCTGCAACCAATCAGGAAACATGCCCCATGAATGACTCATAATTCTGAATGAACGTGCACCCTGCATATAAGCATAAATCATGTCATGTGTTAGTACATTCCAAATTTTGATTCCTCATGCTAAGGTGTATAAACTGCAAAATAATTAGCTCAAATTAGTATCATAATCATTGtttaataacacaaaaaaaaaataatgaaccaTTTTGATCTGTTTCGACTATATATATAGTAGTAGATGTAAAAGAAAGAGAGCTAATACATACCTTGTAATCGAGAAAACTTGTTCCAATTTTGTCGACAGAATACTTCTCGTATAGTTTAGGACAATTGTAACAAGACAAATCGCTATAGTTCATCATTGATTCGAGTGATATGCTTTCTAATGATGTGCAATTGGAAACATCGATGAAATCTCCACAACTTGAAAGCTTGGGGAGTGATTGGAGTCTTTCACAATCACGCAAATCGAGACTCTCTAAGTTAGTGAGGTCACCGATGCTCTCTGGCAGACTACAAAAGTTATTTCCCTGAAGATTCAACTCAAGCAATCGGTTCAATCTCCCAAGTTCACTTGGCAGATTTGACATACGGCAATATGAACAATCTAAAGTCTCCAATTTTGTAAGGTTGCATATACTCTCTGGCAAGCAAGCAATTTTAAATCCCGAAATACATAAATAGGCTAAGGAGGTCATACACCATAATTTATCAGGTAATTGAGTGAAAGAGCGGCCACTAATATCCAATAGACGTAAGGACCTTAAGCCCTGTATAAAGTTTAGTGACAACCCAAGAGAACTTGTACTCTTTTTTGTCAATGTTTGACACTTGCTCGGGATCTGGGAGATCCATAATACTTCAAGAGATTTCAAGTTGGCCATCTCCGACGGAAGCTTCCTAAGGCTGTGGCAATCATAGAGGCTTAGAAAATATAATCTATGGAGATGTCCAATAGACTTATCCACCTCTTGCAATCTTACACACTCCGAAAGATCCAGCCTCTCGAGATTGGAGAGCTCAGAGAGATTAGGAAGTGTGGTTAAGTTGTGACAAGACCTTAAGTTAAGAACTTGTAGTTTCTTTAAAACCTGTTGAAAATATCAATCAAAGATCAGGTCTCATATGATATGATATAATATGGTAAATGTGCATCCATGTGATTTATATCAGTgtttgaaaaagagaaatatataagaaataaaggTATTCACCTTAGTTCCCCTCCAAACTCGTTTTATGTTGCTGTAACTTAGGTCAAGAGCAACCAAATTCTCCAAGTATAATTGCGATGGCAAAACACTGAGATCAAAGTGATGCCAACGTAGCCATACTAAATTTCTGGACAAATGCTTGTGGCCAGAATTTCTGAACAAAAGCTTGTAGCCAGTACTAAGAAGAACGTGATCGAGATGAAGCACCCTCAGTTTTGTCATCTTTTGAAATGCTTTTGCTTTCACTTTAATATCTTTTCCATTGTGCAACAGGATAAGGCCCTCAACTGCTTCAGTTCCCTACCACACATCACATAccaaaggaaaaaattaattacattggTGGAAAAAAATAGGACTGAGAATGTGCATATGCATATGCATTTTGACATTCATGCAACAATTACACATCAAAAGCTATATTAACAACAACAAATTTTTGGTACATTTTtgttctaatttcttttgtttgtcaTCTCcttgttttctctatttttctcgttgagaaaaaaaaaagaagaaagaaaacatcaAATGTTAATGAGAAGTTAGCCAGCGTGGATCTCACCTCACAATTTTTCAGCACTTTAAGGGCATCCTTGTAATCCCATAATCTACTGCGTTTTCCTGGATAATCAACATTCTCTTGTCGAACGATCTCCCTACCCATCTGCTTGAAAACATCATGCATTACAATCACAAGTCCCTGATCACATTTTAGGAGACATAGATCCACCAAGCGTTGAAATCCATCTTCTGGGAAAATCTCATTGTCTTGCAATGCTTGAATGGTAAAATTTTTACTCTTTCCAACAAAGAAGAATGCTATATCTAGGAAcaacttttgttgtttttcatctagTGAATCAAAACTTATCCTTAGTTTTCTTTGAACGTCATTATGAGGAATATTTTCCAATTTTGTAATTGCACTTCTCCATACAGATTGATCGTTTTTGCCATTCAAATAGCAACCCAAAACTTGAAGAACTAATGGAATACCCCCTGCATAATCCACCACTGTTTTTGAAAACTCCATAAAGCCCTCTAGAGGATTATGTTGGTTGAAGGCATGCAAATTAAAGAGTCGAAGAGATTCATCCTTATTCAAAAGCTCAAGCTCATATTTGGTAAGCACTGGTCGAAGCGAGTTCAAGGAAGAAATATCTCTAGTAGTTACAATAATTCTACTCCCACGATAGAGGAACCTTGGATCGATGGCTAGTGCAGTCAGCTGTTCCACACTATTTACATCATCAAGAACTAGGAGCACTTTTCTTCCGTTGAAAGCTCTATGTTTTAAGAATTCAACCCCCTCGTGAGagtttctaattttataatttttattcttcGAGATATCAGATCGAATTTGATTTTGCAAAGCAAGCAAGCCCCTATTTGATTGCTCCCATGTTTCTCTAACATTGTCGACAAAGCTGCAACCTTCAAACCTGCTACGAATATGATTATACGCAGCTTTGGCAATTGTTGTCTTACCTAGTCCACCAACTCCCCATATTGCTATAATACGAACATCATCAGATGACTCCAAGCACAACTCCTTGAGTAGCTTTTGTAAACGAGGCTCTATTCCAACTGGATGGGTTGCAACATTTAAATCTATGcgcaaatttaattttctttgaacCTCTTTAACAATATCCTTAACCAAGCTTGCTTCATCCCTATTAATTCATCCAAAATGAtcgaattaaaaaaaaaaagaaaaacactaaTTCtgcaagcatttcaataatcaaaattaagtgattatcataaaaaagaagaaaagtatACCTATAGTGATTGGAGATGATACCACTTAAATTGGCAACTTCAGTTAGAATTGTTCTCCAATTCTCCATCTTGGGATGTTCTTCTTCGTGTTTGGCCAAGGTTTTGGCCAAGATTTCTGCAGTACTCTCGTTTAAGTGTCGTATATCAGACGGTTCTATCTTATAAAATATGGGCAAAACAAAATGTTCTGAGTTCTTTTTACACTCCATAATCTTCTTAAGTTCGCGCAAACACCATGTCGATGCAAAGTAGTTCTTTGAGAACACAACAAGAGACATTGATGAATCCTCAATTGCTTCCAATAGTCCTGGCCCAATACTCTGTCCTCTATCCAAGTTTTCGTCGTCTCTAAATGTGTGAAAGCCGTTTCGCTCCAAATCAACTCGTAGATGACTAATAATGGACTCGCGGGTGTCAAGACCGCTAAAATTCAAGAAGACATTGTATTCCCGCTGTGGTGGTGGGATGAGAGATGACGATGAAGCAGCCATGGACAAGCCTAAACATGAATAAAATGAAGACGATGAGTACAAAAccaaacatatatacacatgaaaTGAAGTTCAAAACACAATTCAGCAggaagaagaattacaaaaCACTGCGTTAATTAGTTATACTCTAATTTGGTAAGATTATTATAATGCATCATCaatcaattataataatataagaatCAGCATAAGTTCCacaatatttaagaaaataaataaaactaaaacaaacttGCAAAACTGGCTTCCAATAGTTTGATCTGATTACAGTAGTGGTGCGGAGGCCTGAAGAGGATGATAAATGGAAAAGTGGTGGTGCGGAGGACTGAAGAGAATGATAAATGGAAGGGGCAAATCCCAATCTCAATTCCAAGCAATTTCAAATCACGTCATGGTGTTGAATTACTGTGAGGTGGGGCCAGCTTTTAATGTCCTTTCAAACCACTGCGAAGCTTCGTGGAGGTTGCCTTTCAACCACTGCGGCAACCTCTGCGAAGCTCCGTGGAtcgaattaaaataacattgtTGTTGTTTGCCGCATTGGAAAGGAAGGATGAaatcttttattatatattatattatcatacAAAATGTTATAAATGAGTAGAATTTTGTTGACAGACTAGTAATTAAGTTGGGGGCGATCATCAattttaattcataattaaaCATGTAATTAAGTTGTTTTATCtctgttgaaattttttatttattataattttaaaaattcaaatatatataaataaattatcatatatatcatgactttaaaattatatatgtttttcatttttttttctaaggaaatcatatatgtttttcaatacATCTACATGAAGAAAAAGAGAGCGGGAGGGGAAAGTCCCGACCTAACTCTCCTTGTTCCGCTCTTTTAACAAAAGATTAGATTGAAGACGAggttatagaaaaaaaaaaaaaaacttctatattgtattttatagatataagataaaaattaataaatatattttatttttaaatgaaatatatctattatacataatttttaaattcaagacACCTCATCAAGCTAATAAAAATActttagattaaaaaataatgctCTTTTAAGTCTTGACCGTCTATGgataaaggaaaaagagaggCAAAGCCTAGGGAAAGTGTGCTCCACGGCACACGAGACCACTCGATACAtaggaaaaagagaaaggagGAGGGGTAGGGAAAGTGTGCCACATGAGACCACTTGGTACatagaaaaaagagaaagggaaagtgTGCTCCATGTTTTCAAccaaccaaaaaaacaaaaatcaagttttaaatCACTCCCATCCCACCCTGCTTAAACACAAGTCTAAACCCATACAAAATCTCAGTACATTCCTGGTATAATCCTGCAAGGGACCTTTGTCGATACGA
The Diospyros lotus cultivar Yz01 chromosome 12, ASM1463336v1, whole genome shotgun sequence DNA segment above includes these coding regions:
- the LOC127814157 gene encoding disease resistance protein RPV1-like codes for the protein MGLSMAASSSSLIPPPQREYNVFLNFSGLDTRESIISHLRVDLERNGFHTFRDDENLDRGQSIGPGLLEAIEDSSMSLVVFSKNYFASTWCLRELKKIMECKKNSEHFVLPIFYKIEPSDIRHLNESTAEILAKTLAKHEEEHPKMENWRTILTEVANLSGIISNHYRDEASLVKDIVKEVQRKLNLRIDLNVATHPVGIEPRLQKLLKELCLESSDDVRIIAIWGVGGLGKTTIAKAAYNHIRSRFEGCSFVDNVRETWEQSNRGLLALQNQIRSDISKNKNYKIRNSHEGVEFLKHRAFNGRKVLLVLDDVNSVEQLTALAIDPRFLYRGSRIIVTTRDISSLNSLRPVLTKYELELLNKDESLRLFNLHAFNQHNPLEGFMEFSKTVVDYAGGIPLVLQVLGCYLNGKNDQSVWRSAITKLENIPHNDVQRKLRISFDSLDEKQQKLFLDIAFFFVGKSKNFTIQALQDNEIFPEDGFQRLVDLCLLKCDQGLVIVMHDVFKQMGREIVRQENVDYPGKRSRLWDYKDALKVLKNCEGTEAVEGLILLHNGKDIKVKAKAFQKMTKLRVLHLDHVLLSTGYKLLFRNSGHKHLSRNLVWLRWHHFDLSVLPSQLYLENLVALDLSYSNIKRVWRGTKVLKKLQVLNLRSCHNLTTLPNLSELSNLERLDLSECVRLQEVDKSIGHLHRLYFLSLYDCHSLRKLPSEMANLKSLEVLWISQIPSKCQTLTKKSTSSLGLSLNFIQGLRSLRLLDISGRSFTQLPDKLWCMTSLAYLCISGFKIACLPESICNLTKLETLDCSYCRMSNLPSELGRLNRLLELNLQGNNFCSLPESIGDLTNLESLDLRDCERLQSLPKLSSCGDFIDVSNCTSLESISLESMMNYSDLSCYNCPKLYEKYSVDKIGTSFLDYKGARSFRIMSHSWGMFPDWLQHETTNSYYAFKVPPLGVGNKYFIRCIFYVVLIMLDKNYSSWLDSKLHNKTKDCHYSIGCNYYRDASLADLFTFYYISFHVDELDLEEGDEIEISWTHNKNAALKKWGIHVSYYTMDDTRLKID